A single region of the Rhodoligotrophos defluvii genome encodes:
- a CDS encoding invasion associated locus B family protein: MVSIARFRLLSQQARRSGMGFAVGAAAVAAAFCAPTMAQQQPAQNGTATKVEKAFDGWLVTCLENANGKRCSMRQTRVMPKTKQVVFAWTVVAGQDKKLVNVLTTPTGVSLQDGIRLSLGQSEPVQVSYSACGPRICQGTMPLDDALLQRLEGNPKVAVNFVLANKRLVQTEIDLKGFSNAYAYMTDQLN; the protein is encoded by the coding sequence GTGGTTTCGATTGCCCGTTTTCGGTTGCTGTCTCAACAGGCCCGCAGGAGCGGCATGGGCTTCGCCGTCGGCGCTGCGGCCGTGGCAGCGGCCTTTTGCGCGCCTACCATGGCACAGCAGCAGCCTGCTCAGAACGGTACTGCGACAAAGGTGGAAAAGGCCTTCGACGGCTGGCTCGTCACCTGCCTCGAGAATGCCAATGGCAAGCGCTGTTCAATGCGCCAAACCCGCGTCATGCCAAAGACCAAGCAGGTCGTCTTCGCATGGACGGTGGTTGCCGGTCAGGACAAGAAGCTGGTCAACGTGCTTACGACGCCCACCGGGGTCTCCCTGCAGGACGGCATCCGGCTGTCGCTCGGCCAGTCCGAGCCGGTGCAGGTGAGCTACAGCGCGTGCGGACCCCGGATCTGCCAGGGCACGATGCCGCTGGACGACGCCTTGCTCCAGCGTTTGGAGGGTAATCCTAAGGTCGCCGTGAACTTCGTTCTAGCGAACAAGCGCCTGGTCCAGACGGAAATTGACCTGAAAGGTTTCAGTAACGCATACGCCTATATGACCGATCAGCTCAATTAG
- a CDS encoding tetratricopeptide repeat-containing sulfotransferase family protein, translating into MKSAVALYSSGKLAQAEDLARQIIAARPKIADAYNILGVVLHRQGRTDEGIKVLKQAISLNSNASNYYSNLGEMERQRGYLDAAQISLERAIALDPKAHQAWNNLGIVHFDKRDFAKAEEAYRKAIEARPDYAEAFNNLGNVLRVRGKPDEAIEQYERAIELKANYPEAYNNMGTVLRDMMKFEEAEFSYRRAITLRPDYLDAHNNLATLLVALDRTDEALRALGEILKKKPDHVPALISAARAQSRRNNVALAEAAVKRALKLDPKNSEALCVYGQVCHDADRYDEAVKVLEQSVASKPDNVEALNLLGIALKSVGRMEEAKEAFAKALKLQPLAIGAYSNLVDLEKFTPDHPMFVAMTNLMDKVKNPEDERFMALHFSLGKAYDDIGDVEKSFYHYRLGTKLRRAKLNYNEAEVMKFFDQIRDVFSAEFFANRPFEGNPSPVPVFIVGMPRSGSTLTEQILASHPKVHGAGEIKTLTQSLGFLRQKFPNLPRYPEMARRMKPSQFATVAEHYLGTVSRLSAGAERVTDKLLTNYYFAGLVHALFPNAKIIHTMRDPVDTCLSTFTKLFKDDMPHSYDLAELGRYYRKYEELMEHWRNVLPAGIMLDVKYEDVVADVEAHARRVVDFVGLEWDDQCLAFHESNRPVKTASVSQVRKPIYSSSVERWRRYERHLGELLEALGYDADGVRRLPA; encoded by the coding sequence TTGAAAAGTGCAGTCGCGCTTTACTCGTCAGGCAAGCTGGCTCAGGCTGAAGATCTGGCCCGACAGATCATCGCCGCCCGGCCCAAGATCGCCGACGCCTACAACATTCTCGGCGTGGTGCTGCATCGGCAGGGGCGGACCGATGAGGGCATCAAGGTGCTGAAGCAGGCGATCAGCCTCAACAGCAATGCCTCCAACTATTATTCCAATCTGGGGGAGATGGAGCGGCAGCGAGGCTACCTGGATGCCGCCCAGATTTCGCTCGAACGCGCGATCGCTCTCGATCCCAAGGCACATCAGGCCTGGAACAATCTCGGCATCGTTCACTTCGACAAGCGGGATTTCGCCAAGGCCGAGGAGGCCTACCGGAAGGCCATCGAAGCCAGACCCGATTATGCGGAAGCCTTCAACAATCTGGGCAACGTGCTCAGGGTGCGGGGAAAGCCGGACGAGGCGATCGAGCAATATGAACGCGCGATCGAGCTGAAGGCGAACTATCCCGAAGCCTACAACAACATGGGCACTGTCCTCCGAGACATGATGAAGTTCGAGGAGGCGGAGTTCTCCTATCGTCGGGCCATCACTTTGCGGCCTGACTACCTGGATGCCCACAACAACCTGGCAACCCTGCTCGTCGCGCTCGACCGGACGGATGAAGCGCTGCGCGCCTTGGGCGAAATCCTGAAGAAAAAGCCGGACCACGTTCCGGCGCTGATCAGCGCCGCGCGGGCCCAGTCGCGCCGCAACAACGTCGCGCTGGCCGAAGCGGCGGTGAAGCGGGCGCTCAAGCTCGATCCCAAGAATTCAGAGGCGCTCTGTGTCTATGGGCAGGTCTGCCACGACGCTGACCGGTACGACGAGGCGGTCAAGGTGCTGGAACAGTCGGTGGCCAGCAAGCCGGACAATGTGGAGGCGCTGAACCTCCTGGGCATCGCGCTCAAGTCCGTGGGCCGGATGGAGGAGGCGAAAGAGGCGTTCGCCAAGGCGCTGAAGCTGCAGCCCCTCGCGATCGGCGCCTATTCCAATCTGGTGGATCTGGAGAAGTTCACGCCGGACCACCCGATGTTCGTGGCCATGACCAACCTGATGGACAAGGTGAAGAACCCGGAGGACGAGCGCTTCATGGCGCTGCATTTCTCTCTGGGCAAGGCCTATGACGACATCGGCGACGTGGAGAAATCCTTCTATCACTATCGGCTCGGGACCAAGCTCCGCCGCGCGAAGCTGAACTACAACGAAGCGGAGGTGATGAAGTTCTTCGACCAGATCCGCGACGTGTTCAGCGCGGAGTTCTTCGCCAATCGGCCGTTTGAGGGAAATCCGTCCCCCGTGCCGGTGTTCATCGTCGGCATGCCGCGCTCGGGCAGCACCTTGACCGAGCAGATCCTGGCCAGCCACCCGAAGGTCCATGGGGCGGGCGAGATCAAGACGCTGACCCAGAGCCTCGGTTTCCTGCGGCAGAAGTTTCCGAACCTACCCCGCTATCCCGAGATGGCCCGGCGCATGAAGCCCAGCCAGTTCGCGACCGTTGCGGAGCACTACCTCGGCACCGTGAGCCGGCTCTCCGCAGGAGCCGAGCGCGTGACCGACAAGCTTTTGACCAACTACTATTTCGCCGGCTTGGTGCACGCGCTGTTCCCGAACGCGAAGATCATTCACACGATGCGCGACCCGGTGGATACCTGCCTGTCGACCTTCACCAAGCTGTTCAAGGACGACATGCCCCACTCATATGACCTGGCCGAGCTGGGCCGCTATTACAGAAAGTATGAGGAGCTCATGGAGCATTGGCGGAACGTGCTTCCGGCCGGCATCATGCTCGATGTGAAATACGAGGACGTGGTGGCCGATGTGGAGGCGCATGCGCGCCGCGTTGTGGACTTTGTCGGCCTCGAATGGGATGATCAGTGCCTGGCCTTCCATGAGTCGAATCGGCCGGTGAAGACGGCCAGCGTCTCGCAGGTGCGTAAGCCGATTTACTCGAGTTCGGTGGAACGCTGGCGCCGCTACGAGCGCCATTTGGGTGAGCTGCTGGAAGCGCTGGGCTATGACGCCGACGGCGTGCGCAGGCTTCCCGCTTGA
- a CDS encoding ABC transporter ATP-binding protein, translating into MLDVIERPAEARTDVMLAIHGLEAWYDESHILHGMTFDVREGEVVTLLGRNGAGKTTTLKSIMGIVRKRRGSIQFRGKELINQPSRIIARQGIGFCPEERGIFASLSVEENLTLPPVIQEGGLGTEEIFQLFPNLKERLNSQGTKLSGGEQQMLAIARILRTGAKLLLLDEPTEGLAPVIVQQIGVTINKLKQRGFTIVLVEQNFHFAATVANRHYVVEQGRVVDMIPNAEIEQNTEKLHRYLGV; encoded by the coding sequence ATGCTTGATGTCATTGAACGGCCGGCCGAGGCACGGACCGATGTGATGCTGGCGATCCACGGTCTCGAAGCCTGGTACGACGAGTCCCACATCCTGCATGGCATGACGTTCGATGTCCGCGAGGGCGAGGTTGTAACGCTGCTCGGCCGCAACGGCGCGGGCAAAACCACCACGCTCAAGTCGATCATGGGTATCGTCAGGAAACGCCGCGGCTCGATCCAGTTCAGAGGCAAGGAGCTGATCAACCAGCCCTCGCGCATCATCGCGCGGCAGGGAATCGGCTTTTGCCCGGAGGAGCGCGGCATCTTCGCGAGCCTCAGCGTCGAAGAGAACCTCACGCTGCCGCCCGTCATCCAGGAAGGCGGCCTCGGCACGGAAGAGATCTTCCAGCTGTTCCCCAACCTCAAGGAACGGCTGAACAGCCAAGGCACCAAGCTATCGGGCGGCGAGCAGCAGATGCTGGCCATCGCCCGCATTCTCAGAACCGGGGCCAAGCTGCTGCTGCTCGACGAGCCGACAGAGGGCCTCGCGCCTGTCATCGTTCAGCAGATCGGCGTCACCATCAACAAGCTGAAACAGCGCGGCTTCACCATCGTCCTGGTCGAGCAGAACTTCCATTTCGCCGCCACCGTCGCCAACCGTCACTATGTGGTCGAGCAGGGTCGCGTGGTGGACATGATCCCGAATGCGGAAATCGAGCAGAACACGGAAAAGCTGCACCGCTACCTGGGCGTCTGA
- a CDS encoding ABC transporter substrate-binding protein → MKLRTMLGAVAALAVFTGTSLAQDTTVKIGVLNDQSGIYSDITGQGSVVAARMAIEDFLAKNPDFKVELVSADHQNKPDIASNIARQWYDQEGVDAIFDLPTSSTALAVAEVTREKNKVVIVSGGGTSDLTGKNCSPNTIHWTYDTWSLAQGTATAMIQQGLKTWFFITADYAFGHALERDTSERVKEAGGEVLGSTRYPFPGQDFSSYLLQAQSSGAQVIGLANAGGDFINSVKQASEFGIVQGGQNLAGLLVFISDIHALGLQAAQGLNLTGAFYWDMNDKTRAFSDRYQKAGGPAKPTMVHAGVYSSVLHYLEAIKAAGSKDAKAVMAKLKEGPLQDELFGTITVRPDGRAIHDMYLFQVKKPDESSGAWDYYKLIATIPADKAFRPLDEGGCNLGQ, encoded by the coding sequence ATGAAACTGAGAACCATGCTGGGCGCCGTCGCGGCCCTGGCGGTATTCACCGGCACCAGCCTCGCGCAGGACACGACGGTGAAGATCGGTGTCCTGAACGATCAGTCGGGGATCTATTCCGACATTACCGGGCAGGGATCGGTTGTCGCCGCTCGCATGGCCATCGAGGATTTTCTGGCCAAGAACCCGGATTTCAAGGTCGAGCTCGTTTCGGCCGACCATCAGAACAAGCCGGACATCGCCTCCAACATCGCCCGTCAGTGGTACGACCAGGAAGGCGTGGATGCCATTTTCGACCTGCCCACCTCGTCCACGGCGCTCGCAGTCGCGGAAGTGACGCGCGAGAAGAACAAGGTGGTGATCGTGTCGGGCGGCGGCACCTCCGACCTGACCGGCAAGAACTGCTCGCCCAACACCATACACTGGACCTACGACACCTGGTCCCTTGCCCAGGGCACGGCGACCGCCATGATCCAGCAGGGCCTGAAGACCTGGTTCTTTATTACGGCGGACTACGCATTCGGCCATGCCCTGGAGCGCGATACCTCGGAACGCGTGAAGGAGGCAGGCGGAGAGGTGCTCGGCTCGACCCGCTATCCCTTCCCGGGGCAGGACTTCTCCTCTTACCTGCTGCAGGCGCAGTCGTCGGGCGCTCAGGTCATCGGCCTTGCCAATGCCGGTGGCGACTTCATCAACTCCGTCAAGCAGGCCTCCGAGTTCGGCATCGTCCAAGGCGGGCAAAACCTGGCCGGCCTGCTCGTGTTCATCAGCGATATCCATGCGCTCGGCCTTCAGGCAGCCCAGGGCCTCAACCTGACGGGAGCGTTTTATTGGGATATGAACGACAAGACCCGCGCTTTCTCTGACCGCTATCAGAAGGCGGGTGGCCCGGCGAAGCCGACCATGGTGCATGCCGGCGTCTACTCGTCCGTGCTGCACTATCTGGAGGCCATCAAGGCGGCCGGCAGCAAGGATGCCAAGGCAGTCATGGCCAAGCTGAAGGAAGGGCCGCTGCAGGACGAGCTGTTCGGCACCATCACCGTCCGCCCGGACGGCCGAGCCATCCACGACATGTACCTGTTCCAGGTGAAGAAGCCCGATGAATCGTCCGGCGCCTGGGACTACTACAAGCTCATCGCCACCATCCCCGCGGACAAGGCGTTCCGCCCGCTCGATGAGGGCGGCTGCAACCTCGGCCAGTAG
- a CDS encoding DMT family transporter, whose product MSQAALTPHRHDRLDTLACGLMLLICASWGLNQVAVKIAVGGISPIWLTAIRSIGGSVLMLAWMAWRRIPVLKADGSLGVGTFMGVIFTIEFILFYWGMNYTTVSRGVLFFYMSPFVVAIGAHFFIPRERLTRTKCLGLILAFTGLALAVYEGLTLPSLRELFGDLMILIAAILWGVQSVLFKAGRLSRIAPEKTLLYELGISALLTPFALLIFPEPGIFAPSPLVWLSVLYQIVVVVFASYIGWLWLMVRYPASQLASFSFLVPVIGFAGGALLLDEPVSPLLLVTVALIGLGIFLVTRTSPVTQR is encoded by the coding sequence ATGTCCCAAGCCGCTTTGACACCGCACCGGCACGACCGCCTCGACACCCTCGCCTGCGGTCTGATGCTGCTGATCTGCGCGAGCTGGGGCCTCAACCAGGTGGCCGTTAAGATCGCGGTCGGCGGAATTTCCCCCATATGGCTCACGGCGATCCGCTCGATCGGCGGCAGCGTGCTGATGCTGGCCTGGATGGCCTGGCGCCGCATTCCCGTGCTGAAGGCGGATGGCAGCCTCGGCGTCGGCACCTTCATGGGCGTGATCTTCACGATCGAGTTCATCCTGTTCTATTGGGGCATGAATTACACGACCGTGTCGCGCGGGGTCCTGTTCTTCTATATGTCGCCCTTCGTGGTGGCGATCGGCGCCCATTTCTTCATCCCGAGGGAGCGGCTGACCAGGACCAAGTGCCTCGGCCTCATTCTCGCCTTCACCGGCCTTGCGCTCGCGGTCTATGAGGGCCTCACCCTGCCCAGCCTGCGCGAGCTGTTCGGCGACTTGATGATCCTCATCGCCGCCATCCTCTGGGGCGTGCAGTCCGTGCTGTTCAAGGCCGGCCGGCTGTCGCGCATCGCCCCGGAAAAGACGCTGCTCTACGAGCTCGGCATTTCCGCCCTGCTCACCCCGTTCGCCCTGCTGATCTTTCCCGAACCCGGAATCTTCGCACCCTCTCCGCTGGTCTGGCTGTCTGTGCTCTACCAGATCGTGGTGGTCGTCTTCGCCAGCTATATCGGCTGGCTGTGGCTCATGGTGCGTTATCCCGCCTCGCAGCTTGCCTCCTTCAGCTTCCTCGTCCCGGTGATTGGCTTTGCGGGCGGCGCACTCCTGCTGGACGAACCGGTCAGTCCGTTGCTCCTGGTCACCGTCGCACTGATCGGCCTGGGCATCTTCCTGGTCACCCGCACCAGTCCCGTAACCCAACGTTAA